The Macadamia integrifolia cultivar HAES 741 chromosome 4, SCU_Mint_v3, whole genome shotgun sequence genome contains the following window.
gAGAACCTCTATTGGTATTAATTAACCATatatgttagaaaaaaaaaaaaaaaaactatatatgtTAGTCAAcaaaaattgatttctttgaactttaaaattaatatttaatagaTTAATAGTTGTTATGGAGCACACGGATTTGACTTTTGAGGCACTTCACAATTCGCTGGCAAACATGGTGAGTAAAAATTAAAAGGTTTTATtaagtttttaaaatttttattcaaatgactattttttcttttaacttttttattgaaattttgtaatcttaacattgaattgatttgtttatttatttatttttttaatgaatgaacTTAATTATTTAGTGGtatatgttttcttttaataattttaaggttatatgtatatatataatttcattttttattcaaaaggtttgaatatatattttcttaattctaACCATGAATTACTTCATTTATTTTGTATATTTAATGGATTAAACGGTTTACTTAAatgatttgattcgatttaaATTACTTAATTAATTGGTTTTACTTTTGAAATTCTAATCAAGCTATTTATTAAACAGTTTTATGATTTCAATGTAAATGATCCGATTTGATTTTAACACCCTTAATCAgaattaataatataaaaaaacaaagcacAATTAAATAGGACAACCAAAGATTTAGATGGTAGTACTGTCACCTactcattatttttattttatcttatttttagtGAAAATGACAACCTACTTGTTATTGATTAGAAATGTTGGGTATAGGTTTCACTTTCTCTCTACCTTCTCTTGTCAAAAAGTTGCAGAGAGAGGAGATAGAGTGTCTAAACAAGTCTCTGAAGATGGTAGAGGAAGAGAACATGGtggagaaagcaaagaaatggATAGAAGGTCTTGGAAAGGAGGGTAGCATTAGTAATGATATTGAATACCTGAGTCTTTGTGACATCCAAGTTTTAAAGGCCCAGAAAGGCTATTTCTTCTGCAACCTCAAACTTCACCATAAATTAGCTGTATTTGTTATTCTCTCTGCTTTCTATCCTCtcatgttttcttctcttcttcctccctttcttcagtaattctttattttttttctgatcttATTAACACAAAGCAGGATCAAAGTGGGAACTGTCATGTGGGAGCAATAGCAACCATTATTGATGTAGTTGGATGTGCAGTTATAGCAACTTATGAAGGAGACATCAAAGTGTCCCTTAATTTCAGTATTTCTTACTTTGACACTGTTAAGATCCAggtttcaattttcattttcatctttctatggtttttgattgtttttttttatggattgaGATTGTTCATTTAATTAAAGTTTTGATTATTCATGTAAACTGCAGGAAGAGGTGGAGATTGAAGGTAAGATGGTagcagagagagaaaggttTTCATTGACAATAGTGGAgttgaggaggaagaaggatgggGTGCTGGTTGCTTTGGGTAAACAATGGATGTCTCAAGTTAACTATGGTCAAAGTCTCAGATCTAAGCTTTGATTTTGACAAAATTAACTTATTAATGGAAAAAAGTGCATCAACCTTCTTCATTGGTTACAAGTTCAGAAATCTCATGCTACTTTTTTTGGTTGTTGAATCTGATTtgaagttttattttctttctgttAATCTCCCTCTTACATGCATTGTTCAATTTTGACCTTTGCTCCCTCACAAAATAGAAAGGGtcatggggatttttttttttagcatgtTTATAATATCAGTATCTAATATTGGTCTTGGCCGATATGCAACATGTAAAACGGAAAGGAAACAGAGATCTAAGATTATCTTGATGTAGCTTTTCTCGCAAAGGAATAGATTTGGTTACCGTAGGCGTACACTTTGCACGCCAATCTTAATTGATGGTTTGTGACAATCTCGTTAAGTAAAGTTCCATCTTCTAAATCCAAGGATAACAATGGAGTTCGTTAGAGACattctcaattgggagaaaaaaaagaatagggaGAGAAAGATAGAGCTCTTGAGATAAGGTCAAAAACCTTACTTTGTCTTTGCCAaatctcttatttatagagatctAACCAATTAGGGTTCCTAAACTCAGTGGGTCCATACTTACCCCAAGTGAGtaacctaaaaaataaactGAGCCTTGACCCAATTCGACTAATACAACAAAACCTTAAGCACCaactaataaaaataaaaactgagttttttttttttccacccaCGGTGAAGAGAAAAACTCTTTAAGTCATAACATCGACTTTTGAATAAAATGAAGAAGGTTAATTCGATTTCTATAATAAGGGCTGAAATTAATGATGAAACTCATTTGCCTAAGAGACTACATATcgattctaaaaaaaaaaattcattaaaaaaaaaaaaaaactcttcccCAATTAATAACTTGTGTTTCAAACCTAGGGTTGAAGTCCAANNNNNNNNNNNNNNNNNNNNCCTCACCCCTTTCTCAGATCGCAACCTGACATGAATCCTAACCCATGGTTGGACAGTTCGAATggattcaactttttttttttttttttttttttcaatttcaattaataATAGGCCCTAGACCTGATCTAGGTGGCACATCCTATTCAATAGAGACCCGATGGTTCCCCATAGAAGCGACTGTTCCTCACGCATATATCCCTATCATATTCTCTTTTTGAATTTAACTTTTGTTTACCCCATGGAACTTATGATGGTTTTTAAAGACCATTAATGGACAAATCAATTCAAGCTTATGAAATCCCTTATCTGCGGTAAGTAAATGGGGTTTCAAACATTTGGGACGAAAACCTAATTCTAATCTACTTGAAATGGGAATAAAATAGTTAAGGGGAATGGGAAAAATACATCTTCCCTAAAAAATGGAGTTACAGGTCAGAGCGATGGAGTCGTCTTAGGTCAGAGAGATAAGAGTTGTCCTAGGTCGAAGAGATAGAGTCGCCCTAGGTCATATAGTACGATGGAATTGCCCTAAGTCAGTGATCGATTGAGTTAGCCAATGTTAAAGATCAATTGAATTGGCCAAACTCAGAGCTCAATTGAGTAAAACCCTAGGTCAGAGATATTTGATGAGTTCAGAGAAACAATAGAGATTGAATCTTATCTTCGCTgctggggttgaaatcgtctataATTCccatctcgtacaattccgtgaaataccaccttcagggggtgacacgtgtattgatacctatgcaatggtccagatctggtacaactaataaaaccttaaatcatttaaatcagatatggACCATTGCAtgagtatcaatacacgtgtcactccCTGAAGGgggtatttcacgaaattgtacgagatgagAATTGCAAACGAATTTTTTCCTCGCTGCTGAGGTCGTTGCTAGGGTGTTGTAGGTCTCAAATGGACAAAATGTACTTCTTCTTTACCTAAGAGTTATTTATCGTTACAATTGGGCGTTATGGGTTTCAAGTATACCAACCATTGTTTGGGTAAGCAGAATCAACAATTATATTTGAAGTGACAATAATTGTCAAGAATCAGTAAAGTTGAATCCAATTTGACCAGAATCGGCAATTCAATTCTGATTCTTAAAACCATGATACTAATGATTGATGCCTTTCGATCCATCTATCAAAATGTTAGATTCATAATATTCATATATGAATGAAAGGAcaagaaatccatttttgtACAGAGTGAATattaagagaaagagagagaatgtataATCATGACTAGATGAAATTCCAGTCCCCATGACATGTTTTGTAAATAGTAACAAAAGGGTTTAAAAATActattaataatttttaaaatattttggaaaaattatttGGATGGCCAATCAATGATTCAGATTCTCTATATTAGACATTCCTATGAACTAAGGTGGTGACAGTAATTTTTTCCGATATTACTAAGTGGATGGACTTGGCCGTAATAAATTCACTACTACGGGATATATATGTATTAGAGATGATGTTAATTAAGCATACTTAAATGGATTACCTAATGCTATGTCAGCTCTTACTAATTAGAGCGTAGTAAGAATTTTAGTAGCAAGATTAATTATAGATAAAAGACAAATGAGGAGGGAAGATTGTCTCCTTCCATTCCTATAATTGTTGGATTTTCAGTAGGTTCATCAGTAGCTCCCATCTCATTATATGAAGTCGAAAATGCCCTTCCCTAATCCAATGGGAGGGTAAGATCCCATCATTGAAGAGatcatgggtgaagaaaaattgGAGACTATGGATAAATTATAGAGAAAATTATGTGATTACCCATATTGGGTTTGCTTTTACATATATACCTATGTTGTATTTCATTTAACAAATTTACCCAAAATGAGTTTGCATATTACAAATATACTCAGAATAGTGCTCGACAGTCCTCAGGGTACGCCTTCTATCGTATGGCTATAATTTGGGCATGTATTCTCGTGTAACTGGTCATAATATTTCAAATTCCCTTCTGATTCTCTCCTCCAATCTGTTCTAAAATCCATCATCACACTCCGACCATAGAttcccaaaagagaaaaaatgaggTTGTTGAGTTGAATAACTCTACAGCCACAATTATAGTCAGAAACATCATCTTCGGGGATTTGGCTCATCTTCAATTTCTGCCTCTCCAATTTCCTATCAATTCCACTTAAGATTGAGACATCTATCCTCTACAAGATCCAACGGTTGTTTGTACATAACAATTTCAAACCTTAAAACTGTTgcacttttcctaaaaccacaagtggttttttttttgaaactcaTGCCCAATACCCCCTAAACCGTCTCCCCATCTTCACTCTCagaactagggttttaaaactcagtATCGGTATCAATATCAGTATCAATCACAATCAAAATCGATACGATACGGATTGGCATTGATAAGGATCGGTTATGGATAAAAAATCGTACAGTTTTCCCAGATCGATCATGGTATCGGCTAGgatcattaaattttttttttttttttttttttttttttttttatatattgcaAAAAAAACCTGAACCCCCCATAGAACTTACAACGCTTGCGCTTCTTCTCTCGTTCgttcctccttttttcttcttcttttttttttcgtccgTTCCTCCTAATTCTCGAGTTCTTGGGCTTTGGAACCCCTTGATTTGAAGGCGGCGAGCACGGCCTGGCCTACGTCCGCTATCTCTTCCCCAACTTCCTCTTCGCCCGCCGTACGATTCCGCCTTCGCTACTGCCTGGCCGAAGCAGCGATGGCACCCCTACACCACCGGAGCCGCTGGGTCAGGTCCATCACTGACAGGAAAGTGGCGCTCCTTCATCTCCCTCTCAAAATGTTCAAGTAAGGCCTGGGTCTCACCCTCGCTGCCTCCCTACAGATAGGGCAAGGGAGATCTCGCCCTGGTTGCCTCTGTAATCATCGGCCGCCGCTGCAATCGTCAACGACAAAGAAGAATTCTCAGTTGCAAATGAAAGGAAGAATAAAATTTTAGGGCTGAAGCAGGGGCATAGCcacatctccctctctctctctctctcttctgttcgTCCTGAgtttaagatttaaaaaatactTTTTAATGGATCGGCTTGGATCGGCCGATCCGGATCGATATCCGATACTCAGGACGATACTGATACCCATTTCAGGATCGGTTAGGTATcgggatcggtctcagccgataccaatccgatctggccaatccgataccaatacttaattCCATGCTCAgaactgaaagaagaaagaagaaagaagaagaaaacgaaaCCGAAGTTTTAAAACCTGCTAATTTAGAGATAGAGCTTTGTCTGTCTGCATAGATGACAGCCATGGTAGAGATGCTACCATCTCTGTTGACTctgactgaaaaaaaaaacccataaaagaATTCCAAAATTCAAAGAGAAGATATGAAATTATAGTAGATTATTTGGAAATTTTGTCTTCttaaattgtgaaatttttttattagtttttagagttttattgTATACTTGAAAATTTCAGTAGACAGAAAGAATAAGGGAGGGGGTTTTCTTACATAGCAATATTTGTTCTGCTAACAGACAAATTGATTGTTGATTATTGATTATTACCATTAATCAATTAATTCATGTGGGTTTTTTACTTGAACCCCAAAaaggaattgattttgaattttgaggTCATGGGGGTCTCTCTGTTgaattctttctttgtttcttaaaaATGCAAACCTACTTCGTTTCCTTCTTGTGATAGTGGCTTCACCGTCTCTAGTAACTTTCGTcccacaaagagagagagggctGAAGCTCCAGTTTTCGCAAGGAGGGTTGAAACTCAAGAGTGAGGAATGGAGTTGTGGAGCTCTGTTTTCACAAGGAGGGTTTCACCgccttgttctttcttctttcagttcTGAGAGTGAGGAATGGGGAGACGGTTTAGGGTATTGGTTGCGTGAGTTTAAAAAACGAGTTGTGGTTTCAAAAACCAAACCACtagtgatttttgaaaaaaacagGTGAGACAGTTTTGAGGTTTGAACTTACCGTTGGATGAATATGTGTCGCAATCCTAAGTGGAATTGGTAGGAAATTGGACAGTCAGGAATAAGAGACGAGCCAAATCCCATCTTCGGAGCCTTCTTtagagttttttcttttttgatatttctttatatttaaCACCATGTTTTGTTGTtgtatatttttaattaatacGTAAAGGAGAGATTTGATCACAAGAACTTTTCAACgaaaaatgaagggaaaattttaaaagaaaaaggtagaAGAATCAGAGGTGGCACTTCCGCCTACCGATTTGCAATACTGCGGAAACAATTGCTACTTAAAAAACTTATGAACATCATATCAAGCAAAACGTTAATTCAAATCAacaatttctttgttttaaaaggattaaaaaaaaaaagggggaggggggggggggggaaactCATGAACCCTAATATCCAATAcctaaaaacaaaattcaatttctcAGTTTTAATCTATGGTAATTAGATGTGGATcttattgttttatggttgtctttgttggTAACTCGGCCatgtaatgatgatgatgtggccagtttgggtgacatggatgaaaatgatgacatgatggtgtctagtgtcaccgatgagataacagaactacttggtatgcatggaatggtttgatacatccttggTATATGGTGCaggtttctaggtcaaaactagcaaaattggcctatttacgatcgggggcattttttaaaatgaaaatgacattactggaagatcgtttcttcataaaaaatatagattgtaatttatctagtccagtgcatctgattttgtcgcattccgataccgtatgaataagttacggcatttgtggcagtcgcgGGCagtttcaacattgaaaatgaattttttaaaggaagtgttctccatgtaataatacgaaaaaaatataatctttccaacggttctgatttcatcacgttccgattccgtatgagaaagatacgtcattggaaaggtctaggggcattttggtctttttgcatggatgattcagatgattgagtcctgtgaaaagtcgtagagcatccagttatggTTCCAACACACTTTGTTTTATcttgatcggatatcgtataaaaaagttataagtgtttccgtaaagtcggttcgaaaatccaaaccgaaaatccatcagttgctaccggtgttgggtggattttttggaatttatttttgaaattttaagggcttttgtgtaatttaaagattttgaaggtctaagTTGCAAGGGATCTTTAAGCATTGAAATCTAtagaggcaggggcttgattgtaataaagaggagtaaaaggaagtgaaatggatggtcaagattcgaccacgtaggcttaatgcccatccaaaggctgctaaGATTTTGCACTGaaatggacgagatagatgcttgcgcgtaggatttgagTGGTTaagtgcataattcttgatgcactggcgctacaccttatcaaggcatgttgtggtgtttcgcgcgtgtatagaaggtataaaaaagatttCGATCTTAATgctctcatgaaatctgattaaagccatcatggaggattcggatccaacggtcgataagcctttctcttttgtgagtgagAGACAAGCTTCCTTAAAATctggaaaagcaaccaatcatagatcgacaacaaaaagtgtcTGCTGACCGTTGACATCATCATGATGTCATTAGTTAACTATTTTATTCGAATCTTGTGattgagatttactatccgttattttaatcggacggtcTATATTAAaagattctccttgatgagatctactGCCAGATTTGCGCCCCTGTTGCGTGCgctgccggtgtagcctacgccactcctacgaagatttcatttcaggctatctcattgctccaatttcaaatggt
Protein-coding sequences here:
- the LOC122077462 gene encoding uncharacterized protein LOC122077462; the protein is MVEEENMVEKAKKWIEGLGKEGSISNDIEYLSLCDIQVLKAQKGYFFCNLKLHHKLADQSGNCHVGAIATIIDVVGCAVIATYEGDIKVSLNFSISYFDTVKIQEEVEIEGKMVAERERFSLTIVELRRKKDGVLVALGKQWMSQVNYGQSLRSKL